A window of the Comamonas sp. Y33R10-2 genome harbors these coding sequences:
- a CDS encoding acyl-CoA dehydrogenase, whose product MSVTVEIESKQCSSPAQLRAMAATQDWSDYRARAYKVGGEFVQAVEAVTPEIKSLSHESERDGKVSQRTGDLMVQAGVFRTFTPLQYGGLEADPASFFEGVMKIAEADSAAAWIAGQLNCHSFEIALMNERMQEEFWGDSPDTRASSSYAPIGKVRAVDGGYELNGTWTFSSGVDHAQWVILGGGDKNFVVPVTDLEVDHKSWNVEGLKGTGSKSLTLRDVFVPEYRVHHLRDTYEDNNAGWLLNNRPLYWLSFMGIFNSTATNTVIGTANYGLQYFMEQAKVRLTRQGTGAPIANNPFLHLKLADTLTKVNGVRNRHLNNWRALFDLACKGQEGTPLERMRVRFESADANATCFDSIHEIWPIAGAAASAQNNDLQQVYRDLMAARNHGSAGREMAASLYIKTMFGMEPAPFSDMGTLAYYK is encoded by the coding sequence ATGTCTGTAACCGTCGAAATTGAATCCAAGCAATGCAGCAGCCCTGCACAACTGCGCGCCATGGCTGCCACGCAGGACTGGAGCGATTACCGTGCCCGCGCCTACAAAGTGGGCGGCGAATTTGTCCAAGCAGTTGAAGCGGTTACGCCAGAGATCAAGTCGCTGAGCCATGAGTCTGAGCGCGATGGCAAGGTCAGCCAGCGCACGGGTGATCTGATGGTTCAAGCCGGTGTGTTTCGCACCTTTACACCTTTGCAATACGGCGGCTTGGAAGCGGACCCGGCCTCCTTTTTTGAAGGCGTGATGAAAATTGCGGAAGCCGACAGCGCTGCAGCCTGGATTGCCGGACAACTGAACTGCCACTCTTTTGAAATTGCGTTGATGAACGAGCGCATGCAAGAAGAGTTCTGGGGCGATAGCCCTGACACCCGTGCCTCTAGCTCCTACGCCCCTATTGGCAAGGTGCGTGCTGTGGATGGCGGCTACGAACTCAACGGCACATGGACATTCTCCAGCGGCGTGGACCATGCCCAGTGGGTGATTTTGGGTGGTGGTGACAAAAACTTCGTCGTTCCTGTGACTGATTTAGAAGTCGATCACAAGAGCTGGAATGTGGAAGGTTTGAAGGGCACAGGCAGCAAGTCGCTCACACTGCGTGATGTGTTTGTGCCCGAATACCGCGTGCACCACTTGCGCGATACCTATGAAGACAACAACGCTGGCTGGTTGCTTAACAACCGTCCGCTCTACTGGCTGTCGTTCATGGGCATCTTTAACTCCACCGCCACCAATACCGTGATTGGTACGGCCAACTACGGTCTGCAGTACTTTATGGAGCAAGCCAAGGTGCGTTTGACACGTCAAGGCACTGGCGCACCGATTGCCAACAACCCTTTCTTGCACCTGAAGCTGGCAGACACGCTGACCAAGGTCAACGGCGTGCGCAACCGCCACCTGAACAACTGGCGCGCTCTGTTTGATCTGGCTTGCAAGGGGCAAGAAGGCACACCGCTGGAGCGTATGCGTGTGCGCTTTGAGTCGGCCGATGCCAATGCCACTTGCTTTGACTCGATTCACGAAATCTGGCCTATTGCAGGTGCGGCGGCCTCGGCACAAAACAACGATTTGCAGCAGGTTTATCGTGATTTGATGGCGGCTCGCAACCACGGCTCGGCGGGTCGAGAAATGGCGGCAAGCCTGTACATCAAGACCATGTTTGGCATGGAGCCTGCGCCCTTTAGCGATATGGGAACGCTGGCCTACTACAAGTAA
- a CDS encoding flavin reductase family protein produces the protein MNTAPLLNTAPAVQPVEEGQPQDDARAFRRCLGQFATGIAIITTEFEGQPVGMAVNSFAAVSLDPALVLWSIRKESSSAAAFLGAQKYAVNILEEDQTEVSRIFGAGRADKFEQVRWASGVHGCPLISPAIGHFECALEHVADGGDHHILIGRVLRFARFDGRPLLFTQGQYAVAQSHPSLLTPVAEQTPVPKQDSSEMPLLSLLKSTAQKLSGQFEEHREALGMTLATSRMLNALGDGVCTLDALERATYLGQTSTEEALNEMLAHGHVTHSATSGEYTLTDSGRSKVQALRQRAMDFTSQKLKGLTAQEIETAKKVMDSLQVS, from the coding sequence ATGAACACCGCACCTTTACTCAACACAGCCCCTGCTGTGCAGCCCGTGGAAGAGGGTCAGCCTCAAGACGATGCTCGCGCTTTTCGCCGTTGCCTGGGGCAATTTGCCACGGGTATTGCGATTATTACTACAGAATTTGAAGGTCAGCCGGTTGGCATGGCCGTCAACTCTTTTGCTGCGGTCTCACTCGATCCTGCGCTGGTGCTGTGGTCTATTCGCAAGGAGTCCAGCAGTGCGGCGGCCTTTTTGGGTGCGCAAAAATATGCGGTGAACATTCTGGAAGAAGACCAGACTGAAGTCTCTCGCATCTTTGGTGCGGGACGCGCAGACAAGTTTGAGCAAGTGCGCTGGGCTAGCGGTGTACATGGCTGCCCCTTGATTTCTCCTGCTATTGGGCATTTTGAATGCGCGCTGGAGCATGTGGCCGATGGGGGAGACCACCATATTTTGATTGGCCGCGTGCTGCGCTTTGCGCGCTTTGATGGTCGTCCTCTGCTTTTCACGCAAGGGCAGTATGCCGTGGCGCAAAGTCATCCTTCGCTGCTGACACCAGTTGCAGAGCAAACGCCTGTGCCTAAACAAGATTCATCTGAGATGCCATTGCTGTCGCTGCTGAAATCTACGGCGCAAAAGCTCTCGGGTCAGTTCGAAGAGCATCGCGAAGCTTTGGGTATGACGCTGGCAACCAGCCGCATGTTGAATGCTTTGGGCGATGGCGTTTGTACGCTGGATGCGCTTGAGCGCGCCACGTATCTCGGGCAAACCTCCACAGAGGAAGCTTTGAACGAGATGCTGGCCCATGGTCATGTCACGCATTCAGCCACTTCGGGTGAGTACACGTTAACTGATAGCGGCCGCAGCAAAGTACAAGCATTGCGTCAACGCGCGATGGACTTCACATCGCAAAAGCTCAAAGGTTTGACGGCCCAAGAAATTGAGACCGCCAAAAAAGTGATGGATTCTTTACAGGTTAGCTAA
- a CDS encoding MmgE/PrpD family protein, translating into MLIDKLVDHALNTPFEAFDEATVNAAKLRLIDTLSCTVGGWQAGGNDAMLNLIRTWGGATQASILAHGDKVPLQHAVMMNCLMGRSFDFEVAGPEPEGANAHKMVGHVCSTTDPTAFSTAEFMGSSGKELIAAVILGGDIGARIAVSDQFNFDKCFEVCGTANAMGAAASVGRLMGASHEQLVNAYGILLHMMAGSFQSLWDGVDTFKLPGALAGYNAVLAVELAMKGFKGVKDPLNAPQGYFNLYCHNPQPDNALIDLGQVFYAKGMHKIHPSCYGVHNPIESALEIARNQAYEVADITSVTLEVPPNRIKHFLNQTMAIDDAQPRSLFSIPYGVANALLRREVRIEHYTEGFIRDADVIELSAKVQLVPSDEMAKPHAGRLTVHLRNGERFSAFRDTPLGWGDNPITPAHVREKYDRNMTFSGRVSAEQAQQGLALLDQLETLSDVRSLVPCFMGKPAA; encoded by the coding sequence ATGCTCATTGATAAGTTGGTTGATCACGCGCTCAATACGCCTTTCGAAGCCTTCGACGAAGCCACTGTGAATGCCGCGAAGCTGCGTTTAATAGATACGCTCAGTTGCACGGTGGGCGGCTGGCAAGCAGGCGGTAATGACGCCATGCTGAACTTGATCCGCACTTGGGGTGGGGCAACGCAGGCCAGCATTTTGGCGCATGGCGATAAGGTGCCGCTTCAGCATGCAGTCATGATGAATTGCTTGATGGGTCGCTCTTTTGACTTTGAAGTTGCAGGCCCAGAGCCTGAAGGTGCCAACGCTCACAAAATGGTGGGCCATGTTTGCAGCACCACAGACCCAACGGCTTTTTCAACCGCCGAATTTATGGGTAGCAGCGGCAAAGAGCTTATTGCTGCGGTGATTTTGGGCGGCGACATCGGTGCCCGAATTGCGGTATCTGATCAGTTCAACTTCGATAAGTGCTTTGAAGTGTGCGGCACAGCCAATGCCATGGGGGCGGCTGCGTCAGTGGGGCGCTTAATGGGTGCCAGTCATGAGCAGTTGGTGAATGCTTATGGCATTTTGTTGCACATGATGGCGGGCTCTTTCCAGTCTTTGTGGGATGGCGTTGACACCTTCAAATTGCCAGGCGCTTTGGCCGGCTACAACGCGGTGTTAGCCGTTGAGTTGGCCATGAAGGGCTTCAAGGGCGTGAAAGATCCGCTCAATGCTCCGCAAGGCTACTTCAATTTGTACTGTCACAACCCGCAGCCAGACAATGCATTGATCGACTTGGGTCAGGTGTTCTATGCCAAGGGCATGCACAAAATTCACCCCTCTTGCTATGGCGTGCACAACCCCATCGAAAGCGCGCTGGAAATTGCCCGCAATCAAGCCTACGAGGTGGCCGATATCACCTCAGTCACGCTGGAAGTGCCGCCCAACCGCATCAAGCACTTTTTGAACCAGACCATGGCCATCGATGATGCGCAGCCGCGCTCGTTGTTCAGCATTCCCTATGGCGTGGCCAACGCTTTACTGCGCCGCGAAGTGCGCATTGAGCATTACACCGAAGGCTTTATTCGCGATGCGGATGTGATTGAGCTGTCGGCCAAGGTGCAGTTGGTGCCGTCTGATGAAATGGCCAAGCCCCATGCGGGCCGCCTGACGGTGCACCTGCGCAATGGCGAGCGTTTTTCTGCCTTCAGAGACACGCCGCTGGGCTGGGGCGATAACCCGATCACGCCCGCGCATGTGCGCGAAAAGTACGATCGGAACATGACGTTCTCTGGCCGGGTGAGCGCCGAGCAAGCCCAGCAAGGGCTGGCGCTGCTCGATCAGTTGGAGACGCTCAGCGATGTTCGATCTTTGGTGCCGTGCTTTATGGGCAAGCCAGCGGCTTAA
- a CDS encoding LysR substrate-binding domain-containing protein: MSQALRVSERMPSLTAVRYFSVAARLLSFTGAAQELHVTQAAVSRMVQTLEQDLGVALFVRNGKFIRLTPAGSAYYQEVSEALAKIHQASQTARRAVQEETLSLIVNTGFAIRWLVPRLPDFQRRYPHIHVDILASEADALESQRPVHLSIRLGSQSAAGHNVTRLNVGDAFGVVCSPALLSYKKVTRPEDLIGQPLLAHTNPSRDFWADFFAEFGLGSPDMGQAPRFHQLLMIAEAAISGLGFALVPLFLFQEELKSGRLVQVFPQTHRPRQGYCLVQTKESEKDHKVSCFQQWLLKTAETTALPPAQTSAIPSV, translated from the coding sequence ATGAGCCAAGCGCTACGTGTTTCAGAACGCATGCCTTCGCTGACGGCCGTGCGCTACTTTTCTGTGGCGGCTCGTCTGCTCAGTTTTACGGGCGCAGCGCAAGAGTTGCATGTCACGCAAGCGGCCGTTAGCCGCATGGTCCAAACGCTAGAGCAAGACCTAGGCGTCGCCTTGTTTGTGCGTAACGGCAAATTCATTCGCCTGACACCCGCTGGAAGCGCCTACTACCAAGAAGTCAGCGAGGCATTGGCCAAAATTCATCAAGCAAGCCAAACGGCGCGACGTGCAGTGCAAGAAGAAACTCTTTCACTCATCGTCAACACCGGCTTTGCCATTCGCTGGCTTGTTCCGCGTCTGCCGGATTTTCAACGCAGATACCCCCATATTCACGTAGATATCTTGGCCAGCGAAGCCGATGCGCTAGAGAGTCAACGCCCCGTGCATTTGAGCATTCGCTTAGGAAGTCAAAGCGCGGCGGGCCATAACGTAACGCGCTTGAATGTAGGGGATGCTTTTGGAGTCGTGTGCTCACCCGCACTTTTGAGCTATAAAAAAGTCACTCGTCCTGAGGACTTGATAGGCCAGCCTCTTTTGGCGCACACCAATCCATCACGTGATTTTTGGGCTGATTTTTTTGCCGAGTTTGGCTTGGGCTCGCCCGATATGGGACAAGCCCCGCGCTTTCACCAATTGCTGATGATTGCCGAGGCGGCCATCTCAGGCCTTGGGTTTGCGCTGGTGCCGCTGTTTTTGTTTCAAGAAGAACTCAAATCGGGTCGCTTGGTGCAGGTCTTTCCCCAAACCCACCGGCCGCGCCAAGGCTACTGTTTGGTGCAGACCAAAGAGTCGGAGAAAGATCACAAGGTCAGCTGCTTTCAGCAATGGCTGCTGAAAACGGCAGAGACCACTGCGCTGCCGCCGGCGCAAACATCGGCCATTCCCAGCGTTTAA
- a CDS encoding IclR family transcriptional regulator C-terminal domain-containing protein: protein MATTQPKATAACPDPQYKEVRGLARGLSLLRSLNQMPGGMCSTSELARASGIHRTTTKRLLETLRQEGYVALGERDGQYRLSRLARVLGDGYQERAWVSQVAIPQLQAQATQLLWPCNLATFEAGWMVLLASTRKQSPMAHNHALLGERLPVLKTALGRAYLAACSEERLAAVLTDLRYRQKECDVDESDLQTVLETIAETRTRGYAVSADVQNARFSSVAVPVQCDETLLGSLNLVFTKNTIDNEAITQAYLPKLIALARDIGETSISWIDR, encoded by the coding sequence ATGGCTACCACCCAACCCAAAGCAACTGCCGCATGCCCCGATCCGCAGTACAAAGAAGTGCGAGGCTTGGCGCGTGGACTCTCGCTGCTGCGCTCGCTCAATCAAATGCCGGGTGGCATGTGCTCGACCAGTGAGTTAGCCAGAGCCAGCGGTATTCACCGCACCACTACCAAACGGCTGCTAGAGACGCTGCGCCAAGAAGGCTATGTGGCCTTGGGTGAGCGTGATGGGCAGTACCGCCTCTCGCGCTTGGCCCGAGTGCTGGGCGATGGATACCAAGAGCGCGCATGGGTCAGCCAAGTGGCCATTCCCCAGCTTCAAGCGCAGGCCACTCAGCTGCTGTGGCCGTGCAACCTCGCCACCTTTGAAGCCGGCTGGATGGTGCTTTTAGCATCCACCCGCAAGCAAAGCCCCATGGCGCACAACCACGCCTTGCTGGGCGAGCGCTTGCCCGTACTAAAGACTGCGCTGGGCCGAGCCTATTTAGCCGCCTGCAGCGAGGAGCGTTTAGCCGCCGTGCTTACTGATCTGCGCTACCGCCAAAAAGAATGCGACGTCGACGAGTCCGATCTACAAACAGTGCTGGAAACCATCGCCGAAACGCGCACCCGAGGCTATGCAGTCAGTGCTGATGTGCAAAATGCCCGCTTTTCTAGCGTCGCCGTGCCTGTGCAGTGTGATGAGACCCTGCTGGGCTCGCTGAACTTGGTCTTCACCAAAAACACGATAGACAACGAAGCCATTACGCAGGCTTACCTGCCCAAGCTCATAGCCCTAGCGCGGGACATTGGCGAGACCAGTATTTCTTGGATTGACCGATGA
- a CDS encoding GntR family transcriptional regulator: MTAQEQAIATAQEQAHETMQAPTLISSPRKGRHTFSVQEALLSDIDRGVLTPGMALEERSLAEKFDVSRTPVRDALKQLAQMGLVKLTPHAGAQIARKSIGELRALLEYVSELEPLCTKLAARRVDALQIARMEAANALCERWADSPVEYGKANEAFHDVIYDASHNQILANQIKAARRQVKMYRVGGLASPAHIQRSLEDHAAIVKAISSGDERRAMEAMQKHLPAGNSGFSEFLAKVPMHYFDNESSNPYALMRL; the protein is encoded by the coding sequence ATGACTGCACAAGAACAAGCCATCGCGACAGCCCAAGAGCAAGCCCACGAGACAATGCAAGCGCCCACCCTCATCAGCAGTCCACGCAAAGGCCGCCATACATTCAGCGTGCAAGAGGCCTTGCTCAGTGACATTGACCGTGGGGTGCTGACACCGGGAATGGCACTGGAAGAGCGCTCACTGGCAGAAAAATTTGACGTCTCCCGCACCCCTGTGCGTGATGCGCTCAAGCAACTGGCCCAGATGGGTCTGGTCAAGCTCACCCCCCATGCGGGCGCACAAATTGCCCGCAAATCAATTGGTGAGTTGCGTGCTTTGTTGGAGTACGTGAGCGAGCTGGAGCCACTGTGCACCAAGCTGGCAGCCCGCCGTGTGGATGCCTTGCAAATTGCACGCATGGAGGCGGCCAACGCCTTGTGCGAGCGCTGGGCTGACTCGCCGGTGGAATACGGCAAGGCCAATGAGGCCTTTCATGACGTGATTTACGACGCCAGCCACAACCAGATTTTGGCCAACCAAATCAAGGCAGCCCGCCGCCAAGTCAAGATGTACCGCGTGGGCGGTTTGGCTTCTCCCGCGCACATACAGCGCTCGCTGGAAGACCATGCCGCCATTGTCAAAGCCATCTCCAGCGGCGATGAACGCCGCGCAATGGAGGCCATGCAAAAGCACCTGCCAGCGGGTAACTCTGGGTTTTCTGAGTTTTTGGCCAAAGTACCTATGCACTACTTTGACAACGAATCAAGCAACCCCTATGCGCTGATGCGTTTATAA
- a CDS encoding tripartite tricarboxylate transporter substrate binding protein → MKKMLRQIGLGCLLVASAAAANANTYPNGPVKIVVPYPAASGTDAIARIVADELGRKIKQPVVVENRPGAGGLIGTRYVTTTAANGLTLLMHTTAWPAQPIFVRNPGVSVPDALEPISKVAQGRLLLTAPKNLQANTFQELMSYAKAHPGKLNYGTTGPGDVLLSFGVMQDKYAVKMEHIQYRGSAPLLNALVAEEVQMSLQSEFPPLPFIKEGRLKPLAITGDGRSKVYPDTPTFTELGLPNVRSNWMGLFAPKGTSKEVLDKINRDVNEILRSPETVKRVENLYFEAKPSTREELRQQIQQSITEWTALASRLGITPQ, encoded by the coding sequence ATGAAAAAAATGTTGCGCCAAATCGGACTGGGTTGCTTGCTTGTGGCAAGCGCTGCTGCAGCCAATGCCAATACCTATCCGAATGGTCCCGTCAAAATCGTTGTTCCTTATCCAGCAGCTTCTGGAACGGATGCGATTGCACGTATCGTGGCGGACGAGCTTGGACGCAAAATCAAGCAGCCCGTGGTTGTGGAAAACCGTCCGGGTGCTGGCGGTCTGATTGGCACTCGCTACGTGACGACGACGGCTGCTAATGGTTTGACGCTGTTGATGCACACCACCGCATGGCCTGCACAACCTATTTTTGTGCGCAACCCTGGTGTGAGCGTGCCTGACGCGCTGGAGCCCATCTCCAAAGTCGCACAAGGCCGTTTGTTGCTGACAGCGCCTAAAAACCTACAGGCGAACACTTTTCAAGAACTCATGAGCTATGCAAAGGCTCACCCCGGCAAGCTGAACTACGGCACTACCGGCCCAGGTGATGTGCTGCTGAGCTTTGGTGTGATGCAGGACAAGTACGCAGTCAAGATGGAGCACATTCAGTACCGCGGTTCGGCCCCTTTGCTGAATGCTTTGGTGGCAGAAGAAGTGCAGATGTCTTTGCAGTCTGAGTTTCCGCCTCTGCCTTTCATCAAGGAAGGCCGCCTCAAGCCTTTGGCCATTACGGGTGACGGCCGCTCCAAGGTTTACCCAGACACCCCCACATTTACCGAGCTGGGTCTGCCCAATGTGCGCAGCAACTGGATGGGTCTGTTTGCCCCCAAAGGCACCTCTAAGGAAGTGCTGGACAAGATCAACCGTGATGTGAACGAAATCCTGCGCTCGCCTGAGACGGTCAAACGTGTGGAGAACCTGTACTTCGAGGCAAAGCCCTCTACACGTGAAGAGCTGCGCCAGCAAATTCAACAAAGCATTACCGAATGGACGGCTCTGGCCTCCCGTTTGGGCATCACGCCCCAGTAA
- the hpaH gene encoding 2-oxo-hept-4-ene-1,7-dioate hydratase: MLDTQTIAQLARELHDSEQSRVQSEHFSKRFPDMTIEDGYAISRAWVAHKIAQGDVVRGHKIGLTSRAMQISSQIDEPDYGTLLQSMFFAQGDIPVNRFIAPRVEVELAFILAKPLQGPNVTIFDVLKATDYVVPAIEIIDSRIEQFDRVTKAPRRVFDTISDNAANAGIVLGGNPVRPDAVDLRWVSALLHKNGVIEESGVAAAVLNHPATGVAWLANKLAPWGESLQAGEVVLAGSFTRPVSAVAGDNFHVDYGPLGSVAFRFI, translated from the coding sequence ATGTTGGATACCCAAACCATTGCGCAACTGGCCCGCGAGCTGCACGACAGCGAACAAAGTCGTGTGCAAAGTGAGCACTTTTCCAAGCGCTTTCCAGACATGACGATCGAGGATGGTTACGCCATCTCTCGTGCATGGGTGGCTCACAAAATTGCGCAAGGAGACGTGGTCAGAGGGCACAAGATTGGCCTGACATCGCGCGCCATGCAAATCAGCAGCCAAATCGATGAGCCCGATTACGGAACCTTGCTGCAAAGCATGTTTTTTGCGCAAGGCGATATTCCTGTCAATCGTTTTATTGCCCCCCGCGTAGAGGTAGAGCTGGCATTTATCTTGGCCAAGCCGCTGCAAGGCCCGAACGTGACGATTTTTGATGTGCTCAAAGCCACCGACTACGTGGTGCCGGCTATCGAAATCATCGACTCGCGCATTGAGCAGTTCGATCGCGTCACCAAAGCGCCGCGCCGTGTGTTTGACACTATTTCGGACAACGCGGCCAACGCCGGCATCGTGCTGGGCGGCAACCCCGTGCGCCCGGATGCGGTGGACCTGCGCTGGGTGAGCGCTTTGCTGCACAAAAACGGCGTGATCGAAGAGTCGGGCGTGGCCGCTGCTGTGCTCAACCATCCCGCAACTGGTGTGGCGTGGTTGGCCAATAAGTTGGCGCCTTGGGGTGAATCGCTGCAAGCCGGCGAGGTGGTTTTGGCTGGTTCCTTCACGCGCCCTGTGTCCGCTGTGGCGGGCGATAACTTTCATGTGGACTACGGCCCCTTGGGCTCCGTAGCCTTTCGCTTTATCTAA
- a CDS encoding VOC family protein translates to MALLPKGHFRHIGIFAFEPSTLIQFYSRWFGLVVSDHGIGSTGHEVAFMTADPEEHHQLAIANGRKPEWPGMNQISFVYEDLETLKGLAEDFHKEGVKILQQKDHGNTWSIYVEDPEGNRIECYTPTPWYVSQPIWWPLDLVNEDVQTIRARTEQSAKVSKGFKMRSEWQAEIQARIDAQRQLP, encoded by the coding sequence ATGGCATTGCTACCCAAAGGTCACTTCCGTCACATTGGCATTTTTGCTTTTGAGCCGTCTACGCTGATTCAGTTTTACTCGCGCTGGTTTGGCTTGGTGGTGTCTGATCACGGTATTGGCTCCACAGGTCACGAAGTGGCTTTCATGACTGCCGACCCCGAAGAGCACCATCAACTGGCGATTGCCAACGGTCGCAAGCCCGAATGGCCCGGCATGAACCAAATCTCTTTCGTGTACGAAGATCTGGAAACGCTCAAAGGCTTGGCTGAAGACTTCCACAAGGAAGGCGTCAAGATCTTGCAGCAAAAAGACCATGGCAACACTTGGAGCATCTATGTGGAAGACCCAGAAGGTAATCGCATTGAGTGCTACACACCCACGCCTTGGTATGTGAGTCAGCCCATCTGGTGGCCGCTGGATTTGGTCAATGAAGATGTGCAGACCATCCGCGCACGCACCGAGCAATCGGCCAAAGTCAGCAAGGGCTTCAAGATGCGCAGCGAGTGGCAAGCCGAGATTCAGGCGCGCATTGATGCGCAGCGTCAACTGCCTTAA
- a CDS encoding alpha/beta fold hydrolase — MRLTPENTSRFVQAGPVKIHYHEAGEGPVLLCIHGGAPGAFGWSNFGRNLEALSQNFRTLIVDLPGYGKSDKPVIEGPRTGAYAQCFKDMLQALGVEKAHILGMATGGSVAIKMALEYPGVVDKLVLINCPGGLSLFQQKAVPATHSYYQGEGPSMERMRASMERLVFDKRCITDDMVRERYEASIAPEFMNQAPEGKGGKPGETLEVLWPELHRIEAQTLIIWGRDNPTLNFDNAIFMLNRIKNSRVHIHSQCGLLVPIEKPEEFNNEVYGFLQLK; from the coding sequence ATGCGTCTCACCCCTGAAAATACCAGCCGTTTTGTACAAGCAGGCCCTGTCAAGATTCACTATCACGAAGCCGGTGAAGGTCCTGTTTTGCTGTGCATTCACGGGGGAGCGCCGGGCGCTTTTGGATGGAGCAACTTTGGACGCAATTTAGAAGCGCTGTCGCAAAACTTTCGGACCTTGATTGTTGACCTGCCCGGTTACGGCAAGTCCGACAAGCCCGTCATTGAAGGCCCGCGCACAGGTGCATATGCGCAATGCTTCAAAGATATGCTGCAAGCATTGGGAGTTGAGAAGGCCCATATTTTGGGCATGGCCACGGGCGGCTCTGTGGCGATCAAGATGGCCTTGGAGTATCCGGGTGTGGTGGACAAGCTGGTGCTGATCAACTGCCCCGGTGGCTTGTCTTTATTCCAGCAAAAAGCGGTACCCGCCACGCACAGCTATTACCAAGGTGAAGGCCCCAGCATGGAGCGCATGCGAGCCAGCATGGAGCGCTTGGTGTTTGATAAGCGCTGCATTACGGACGACATGGTTCGCGAGCGCTATGAGGCCAGCATTGCCCCCGAATTCATGAATCAGGCACCAGAAGGTAAGGGCGGTAAGCCCGGCGAAACCTTAGAGGTTCTGTGGCCTGAGCTGCATCGTATTGAAGCGCAAACTTTGATTATCTGGGGGCGAGATAATCCCACTTTGAATTTTGATAACGCTATTTTTATGCTCAACCGCATTAAAAACTCTCGAGTTCATATTCATTCTCAATGTGGTCTTTTGGTGCCGATTGAAAAGCCTGAGGAATTTAATAATGAGGTTTATGGGTTTCTTCAGCTGAAATAA
- a CDS encoding porin has protein sequence MKNITIVGVMAAAACVGASAQTSSVQMYGVADMGFAHISNKGGSSSNAVTSGRLQSSRIGFRGNEDLGGGLSAVFTLESGIEMDTGTSTSSSVFFNRQAWVGLKSAQLGTVTLGRQYSPIYDYLVLSSGAPTFGLVGGAVDGIAIPGSSVGRFDNTIGGSRTDNSIKYTSPSLSGFTATAMMGLGEVAGDSSAGRTLSAGVGYLNGPLTAAVTYLTRDCKSGGGCAGAEAKDKVLAFSGRYDFGFVNLGAIYTQQRNAKNAKDVDGDVMSVRAVFPVNAWRLSAGYQVLNDKSARNQDVKQFNLGATYDLSKRSTLYAFYTNQKVSNGGIASMGLVNSSNSRQNQWSVGMRHAF, from the coding sequence ATGAAGAATATAACAATCGTCGGTGTAATGGCTGCTGCGGCATGCGTGGGTGCATCCGCACAAACGAGCTCAGTGCAAATGTACGGTGTGGCAGACATGGGCTTTGCCCACATCAGCAACAAAGGCGGCAGCAGCTCGAACGCTGTGACCAGTGGCCGTTTGCAGTCCTCGCGCATTGGTTTTCGCGGCAATGAAGACCTCGGTGGTGGCCTGAGTGCAGTGTTCACACTGGAGAGCGGTATTGAAATGGATACCGGTACCTCCACATCGTCCTCGGTGTTCTTCAATCGTCAAGCATGGGTGGGTCTGAAGTCTGCACAGCTTGGCACGGTGACTTTGGGTCGCCAATATTCCCCTATTTACGATTATCTGGTGCTGTCCAGTGGCGCGCCTACTTTTGGTTTGGTCGGTGGCGCCGTTGATGGTATTGCGATTCCTGGTTCATCGGTCGGTCGTTTTGATAACACCATTGGCGGCAGCCGTACCGATAACTCCATCAAATACACCAGCCCGAGCCTAAGCGGTTTTACGGCGACAGCGATGATGGGCTTGGGTGAAGTTGCGGGCGATAGCTCAGCAGGCCGTACTTTGTCGGCAGGCGTGGGCTATCTCAATGGTCCATTGACTGCTGCCGTGACCTATCTCACACGTGACTGCAAGAGCGGCGGTGGCTGCGCTGGTGCTGAGGCAAAAGACAAAGTCCTTGCTTTCTCAGGCCGCTATGACTTTGGCTTTGTGAACTTGGGTGCGATTTATACGCAGCAACGCAATGCCAAAAATGCCAAAGATGTGGATGGCGATGTGATGTCCGTGCGCGCAGTGTTCCCTGTGAATGCATGGCGTCTGTCGGCAGGCTATCAAGTTCTAAACGACAAATCTGCGCGTAATCAGGATGTCAAGCAGTTCAACTTGGGCGCGACTTATGACCTGAGCAAGCGCAGCACTCTGTACGCCTTCTACACCAATCAAAAGGTGAGCAATGGCGGTATTGCGTCTATGGGATTGGTGAACTCCAGCAACTCCCGTCAAAACCAGTGGAGCGTTGGCATGCGCCACGCTTTCTAA